The Sparus aurata unplaced genomic scaffold, fSpaAur1.1, whole genome shotgun sequence DNA window TAAAAGGAAGACAGTCTTCAGTATTTCTTCAGATGAAGACAATAGGGGAGCAGAAAGTGAAAACTGTGATTACACAAAGATGGGAAATGTGGCAGTATTGAAGCtgctaaaaaagaaagatggtTCCAGAATTTACAACAAACCCCAATATTGTCTGTACTGTCCTGTACACTGCTATAAAATGGCGAGACACTTGCTACAAAAACACTGCCATGAAACCGCTGTGAAACAAGCAGCCTGTTTTCCTTTGAActcaaaggaaagaaaattcCATTTTGAATTAATACGAAACCAGGGAAACCGCGCACATAACAATGAGGTACTAAAAACTGGTAGAGGAACACTGATTCCAAGGCGGCGAGCTGCAAAAGCATTGAAAGCAAATGACTATACGTATTGCATTAACTGTGAGGCTTTGCTAAAAAGAAATGGATTATTGAGTCACATGTCAAGGTGCAAGCTTTCAAGAAAATGCAGAGAACCAAAGCCAGGTAAAAGTTGGATCTAggcacttccacacacacaaatatatatatgtttctgAGTACATGTCTTTCTTCATGTCAGATTTGGTTTTGTTGTCCCTGCTTTTCAGAGGAAGTAGTGGTGGAAGCTGTGGATAGTGATCTCTCACAGACAGAGGCAAACTCATCATTCTGCTCTTCATCACCAGGTTGGTTACATGTCAAACTGATTTAACTTCCAACACAATAGGCATTGCTTATCATGAAGGCTGAGTGGCCATTGAGACCATATGCCAATTAACTAacttgttgtctttttttgtaaaaggaTCCTCAAGATCTAAAAGAAGACAGTCAACCCCAGATGAGTTTTGTGATGACTCTGCACCTATAGTTATCCCACAGACCAGTGATGGCCCAGAAACAGGTATTTTTACACACTACATGCACTCTCTGCTATTCGTTAGTTACCTGCTTGTACAAAAATGATGGGATTAAAAGAATAATGTTCAAGTGTTGTAATATTCTACCAAATGTACACCAACTGCTTTTGAATTGAATAAACACAATACTGTACTGGAATTAGGTTGTCAACCAGAAATCTGTAGGTGGAGTCAGTCACCTGGACTCTACCTCAGCTAACTAAACTGGTAGACAAATAGGTTTCTCCCATTATAAATTGGTTATTAATCTTATTAATTCTACAGGTTTGAGGTACTTTGATCAGGTTTTAGTTACGTTTGGTCATTACACGTGCCTGACTGTAGTGGACTGGACTCCATTCTTAGCAACTACCAAATGTGTGGTGCAGCAGTTCAGTTCTGGTGCTGAGTGCTGAAATCTTGCTTTTTCAAGAGTGATTTTaaatttggtttattttcttaGTGTTTGAATAAATTAAGATGGCAAAATTCAGCTCTTATTTATAATAACCGAAGTTCatgcaaacactgaaaaataacatGTACGAGACACATGCTGTGGGGAAAGAGATAATTGATCCCACAGCATTCTGCACTCAGGGGTCAAAAACTGTGCCACACATTTGGTAGTTGGTAAGTATGGAGTCAGTTCTGCTACTTACAGACACTTGTAACAGTGACAACACACGACCCCCGACCACAACACATAAATTTGATCAAAGAACCAGAGACTGGTAAAATGAGTAAAGTGCTTCTATCATCTCATTCCTTCAAGATTTGATGCTCcatgcagcagctctgtgaaacATTTAAGTAGAGCCCAGTTAACTAGTTCCACCCACATTAGATTGACAGCCCAATTTGCATACTGTGTCAGGTGATTAGGTTTTGGTTAGTCTTCATAAAGTGGTTGATTTGTAAAAGGTGACAATAGAGTGCTTGGAGTATTTGCAGaacataataatacatcatGTGCTGTATTGCCATcaccatttttcacattttttcccatATTTGGCTTGCCTAGTATTCTGTAATGACAACCTAcgtgtttttttattgtattaactATGTATTCTTCTGATAGGACCCCGAAGATCCAAAAGAGGACAGCGGACCTCTGTTACGCCTGGCAGTTTTGAGCCTGCTGCCACAGGTATCAGCCTGTCCattacatgttttacacagaaCAGCTAAACAGACACTGTTAAAACAGCTCTGATTGGCAGCTTTCTCACCTCATATGATGCTTTTCTTCAAGTATCACTTTTGTTATCTGagaaagacagtgtgtgtgtgtacatggcccaacaagttaaaacatttactgatttttcttttttagtaatTTTAAGAAATGTAAGGATTAATGATGTAGAGTCCTTCCCTCCTAATTAAGTGATAGTGTAATGATGAATATCTCTCCTTTCTCCCTGAGAGACTGGGGTTTGCTTCCTGGTCTAACCTCCTTTAGTAGCACTATCGTACCTCCAGAAGTGTTTGTCATTTTGGATAAAAGCAACTGCCAAATGAATGAAATTGTATAAAAAATACACTGTACTGTTAAAATgattagattttgtttttagGTCTTGCTGTAGATGCCTTTCATTCAAACAGCAAAGGTGTGTTGCCATTTAGCTGTCTTTTGGCTGTCATTGTATTAATATActtattattcatcattttgACAGGATCCTC harbors:
- the LOC115577943 gene encoding uncharacterized protein LOC115577943; amino-acid sequence: MEREKQQTQPSGGPNHEWESSLLPELLFEQFPDSSLMWSYEVHIQDFESNMEMLTPEGSHSGPAEDPDGPPLGGTDSLLMTKVYRESNPHVSDGSESSMSTIEISDDEYIPPKNSPCGSSSEGSYDLTRNVPVVKLKKQKTSQKTSPRKTWPGTSSGKDNRRAEGENTDDTKMEKLKKQKTQRTSKRKTVFSISSDEDNRGAESENCDYTKMGNVAVLKLLKKKDGSRIYNKPQYCLYCPVHCYKMARHLLQKHCHETAVKQAACFPLNSKERKFHFELIRNQGNRAHNNEVLKTGRGTLIPRRRAAKALKANDYTYCINCEALLKRNGLLSHMSRCKLSRKCREPKPEEVVVEAVDSDLSQTEANSSFCSSSPGSSRSKRRQSTPDEFCDDSAPIVIPQTSDGPETGPRRSKRGQRTSVTPGSFEPAATGSSRSKERQRPESDSGDPETGPSTPKRKQETVKQWRP